The DNA window CCGAATTTTCACCCAGCAAGAATTTCATTTTTAACGCGGCCGCCCCGGCTTATCTCTGCTACATCGCCAAGCAGGCCAAGGTGAGGCGCTATATTTATGCCAGTTCCTGCTCTGTATATGGCTACACGGAAAACGAATTGTTCGATGAAGACCGCCCCGTGTCTTCGTCATATCCTTATGGAATTTCCAAGCTTCAGGGCGAGCAGGCGGTCATGCAGCTCATCGACAATGATTTCTCCGTAATCGCGCTGCGCAAGGGTACGGTCTCCGGTTACAGCCCGCGCATGAGGTTCGATCTCATTATCAACACGATGTTCAAGTGTGCGATGAAGGATGGCGTCATTCGGGTGAACAATCCTGCAACCTGGCGCCCGATCTTGAGTATTGAGGATGCGGCCATGGCATACATTCGCGCCATTGAAGCGAACCAATCTCTTTCAGGGATTTTCAATATTGCGTCAGGAAACCATACCGTGGGAGAAGTGGCCGATCTGGTAAAAGGCACCATTCATGAAGAGACCGGAAGCAGCCCGACACTGGATATCAAGCATATTCAGGACATCCGTAATTACAAAGTAGCGATTGAGCGGGCCAAAAACATCCTCAGTTTCCATCCTCATCACAGCGTCAAGACCATTGTTCGCAACTTGATAGAAAACATGTCAAAGTGCAAAGACTGGGACAACCCCAACTATTACAACATTCAGGTATTCAAGGGACTCGATGACAAGGCAAAGCTGATGAGCAGCGTAGGGGCCACGCAATGAAAGTTGCAGTAATCGGCGGGAACGGCCAACTGGGCCGGGATGCAGGTTCAGCTTTCGCCGATGAAGGCAACGAGGTCACGAGCCTTACACATCAGGAGATAGAAGTTTCCTCGCTGGCATCAGTCCGTGAGTCGCTCAGCGCGTTGCGGCCTGATCTGGTGGTAAACACCTCGGCGTTTCATCATGTGGAGAAATGCGAGGCCGATCCGGCGCATGCATTTGCCATCAATGGTATTGGGGCGCGCAATCTGGCCCAGGTCACCCAGGAGATGGATGCGACGCTGATGCACATCAGCACAGATTACGTGTTCGACGGGCGCAAGAATGCTCCGTATACGGAAGCCGATGAGCCAGGTCCGCTGAACGTATATGGCAATACCAAACTCTCCGGCGAATTATTTGTGCGTTCCACCAACCCGCGCCATTTTGTAGTGCGAACGTCCGCGATTTACGGCGAAAATCCTTGCCGCGCCAAGGGCGGATTGAATTTTGTAGAACTGATGCTGAAGCTCTCTAAGGAACGCGACGAACTCAGGGTGGTGGACGATGAATTTGTCACGCCCACGCCCACCGTGCAGATCGCACAGCAACTAGTGCGGCTGAGCCGTTCCTCAGATTACGGGCTGTATCACGCTACTGCTGAAGGCAGTTGTTCGTGGTTTGAATTTGCCGCAGCCATTTTCGCCCTGACGAAGACCAACATTCGTCTGGAACCGGCCCGGCCCGGAGAATTCCCCGTAAAGGTGGCGCGGCCAAAGTATTCTGTCCTTGAGAACAAGGCGTTGAAGAGCAAATCCCTGAACGTTTTCACTCACTGGAAAGAGGGTCTGGAAAATTATTTGGCTCGTCGGGCGCAAGCCGCGAGCCTGATTTCCGCCTGAAGCACAGCGATCTTAGTGTTAAGCCAGCGAGCGGTACACACCCAGTGCTTTTTCGGCCAGATTACCAGCAGTGAACTGCTTACTTCTTTCCAAACCGCGCGCGGCTAAATCTTTCTGCAGGGCAGGATCGCCAAGGACTTTGCCGAGCGCAGCCGTTATTGAATCCGTGTCGCTCGGATCGATGAGGAGCGCGCCATCGCCAGCGACCTCCTCCAAGGAAGACCCGAAGGAAGTGATTGTGGGAACGCCACTGGCCATGCTTTCCACCACAGGCAATCCAAAGCCCTCAAAGAATGAGGGGAAAACAAAAACTTCAGCGCCGTTATAAAAGAGTGGCAGGTCCTCAAATGGGACAAATCCGGGAAAGATAACGCAATCCTCGAGCCCAAGCTCCTTGATCTTGTCCAAGAGTTGTCCGGATTGCCAGTCCCTTTTTCCGACCATCACCAGTCTTGCGTCCAAACCCTGCTTGCGCAAGCGCGCGTAGGCTTCCACCAGACGCGGTAGATTTTTTCGCGCCTGAATCCTCCCCACGTACAAGATAAAAGGAAAAGTAAGGCCATATCTCCGGGCCAAATGCTCCTGGCTTTGCGCTTTATCTCTGGGATGGAAGTCTGGTGATGCGGCCAGGTGCGCCACGGTGATCTTTTCGCGCGGAATATCAAAGCGCCGGGCAATATCAGCTCCCGAAAACTCCGAGATTGTCATGATATGGCTGGCGCGTTTTGCCGACCATCGCACCAGCGTCTTCATCCGAAACGCTTCCACTGGATGAAAGAACTCTGGAAAATGCTCGTGCGCCAGATCGTGGATCGCCAGAACAGTCTTCATTTTAATGAATGGGGGCAGCACATACTGGGCGTGGAAAACATCCGGCTTTGTTTGAGCAAGCAGGCGCGGGAGAACGGCACAAATCCTTACGATTGGGTTTTTAGAAATGGGAGTAAAGTGAAACGCTCCGCCCGCAGAATCTACGGCGCTTAACGCGGACGGATTGGTATAAAAAAGTTCATACTGATTCTCTTCGGGGGACTGCGCAAGCCCGCGGAGAAGCTGGCGGCAATATGTTTCATTGCCTCCGGATTGAGTGCCTAAGCTGTGTACGTCAATGGCAATTTTCATCAGGCAGAGAATGCTGGTGTGCTGCTGCTCCATCCTAAAGCGTTCTGGCGTAACGTGAAAGGCTGAAATTCTTTTACAATACCTATGCCCTCATAGACCCTATTGAATTTCAGAAACCTATCCGCAGATATTTCCAAAAGAAACGGTTCAAGAATTTCATCGCCGATTATGCATTGTGCAAAACAATTCTGGATGTTGGCGGAGGACGTAATACGTGGGAGGTCCTTGGGCGGTCGGCAGGCGTCACGATTCTGAATATTCTTCCTCCGGCAGATACAGGCGGCTTCAACTACGTCCAGGCATCTGCCTGTGACATACCTTTTCCCGACAAGTCTTTTGATCTGGCTTTTTCAAATTCGGCCATCGAGCATGTGGGGAGTGAAGGGAACCAGTTTAAATTTGCCAGCGAGATGATGCGCGTAGGCAAGCGGATCTACTGCCAAACACCCTCGCGTGTCTTTCCCATTGATCCACATCTCAGCGCGCCTTTTCTTCATTGGCTGCCAAGTTCCTGGTTGACGCCGAAATTCCTGCGTTACTTTACATTGAACGGCTGGTTATGGAGAAAGCCGTATCAATATGACGTGACGTGGATTTCCAAAAAGAAGCTGCAAAAGATGTTTCCCAGGTGCAAAATCACAACCGAGCGGTTTCTGCTGATGCCAAAATCTTTTACTGTCACGAACTAAAATAGCAGCCGGGCGGCACAATTTTCATCCCAGAGCCGACAGCACTTTCTCCGAAACGTTGGCTCCGCAGATGACGACAGCCACTTTCTTTCTCTTATAGTGGTCAGCGTTCTTCAGGAAGGCTGCGACTGCAACGGCGGCCGCGCCTTCAATGATCCATCCTTTCAAAGCGCGAACCTTACGCATGGCATCTAGAATCTCTGTTTCTGATACGAGGACAGAGGCGTCAATCACGTGGGAGCAGATTTCCAGGGTCACGGAGACAGGCTCAAGACCGCCGGCCGTGCTTTCAGAAAGGGTAGGCCGTTCAGCAACGTCCAGGATACGCCCAGCCTTGATCGACTCATAAAGGACGGGAGAGTTTTCCGGCCAACAGCCGACAAGTTCTGTCTGGGGAGAAGCGCGTTTAATGTGAGCGCCGATTCCGCCAATGAGTCCGCCGCCACCCACGGCGACAAATATTGCGTCCAGCAGCGGCAGTTGGCGCAGCAAATCAACGGCAATGGTTCCCTGGCCGGCCATTACGTGAATATCGTTATAAGGTGAAATGAATACCTTGCCTTGCTCGGACGCGGCGGCCCGCGCCGCCAACTCGGCTTCAAGCGGATCGTCTCCGCTACGCTTGATCCGGGCTCCATATTCCTCAATGCGCCGGGCTTTGGAAGGAGAAACATGGTTGGAGACATAGACCTCAGCGGTGATGCCGGCTGCTTTTGCAGCGGCGGCGACTCCCAATCCATGATTGCCATTAGAAGCGGCGATCACTCCCCGTACAGCTTCTGCGGGCGAGAGAGAAAGGATCTTGTTGCTGGCGCCGCGAAGCTTAAATGAGCCGGTCTTCTGCAGGTTCTCCAACTTGAAAAAGAGATCAGCGCCCTCGTCGGGAGATAAGCCCTCAATTTTCTCGACTGGAGTTTCGACCACGACCGGTCGAATTCTTTCAGCCGCATCTATGACCTGGGCTGCCAGTTTGGCGACGGCATCGGGCACTCTTGGCCGGGCACTATAACTCATGGCCTTATTGTGCCACGAGCCAGATACAAGAGCCTGGGAGCTACTTCTGGATCGACTTTAAATAATCAGTGATGTTTTGCAGGCGAACCTCGCCGTAATCGCGGTCTTCCTGTATCTGATGGAAGATCGGTCCCCAAATAGGCATTTCCCGGGAGCCATGGCCCAGAATCAGTTCATCGCCGGTAATTATCTTGCGTACGCGGACAACCGGAAAGACGCCGCCGCTTCGCTGGGAGATCGTGGAGAGATCGGGCATTTTGGAGTTGAGCGCCGGCGCCACCGGGCCGTCACCTTTGCCTTCCACTCCGTGGCACGTCGCGCAATGAGCACGATAGATGTCGACCCCATTCAGTGACTGGATGAGGTGCCCGGGATTGTGCTGTT is part of the Terriglobia bacterium genome and encodes:
- a CDS encoding SDR family oxidoreductase, coding for MRILVAGGAGYVGSALIPKLLERGYDVDVVDLFWFGNSLPPEVRIINRDLFDLQIGDLKNYEQVIFLAGLSNDPMAEFSPSKNFIFNAAAPAYLCYIAKQAKVRRYIYASSCSVYGYTENELFDEDRPVSSSYPYGISKLQGEQAVMQLIDNDFSVIALRKGTVSGYSPRMRFDLIINTMFKCAMKDGVIRVNNPATWRPILSIEDAAMAYIRAIEANQSLSGIFNIASGNHTVGEVADLVKGTIHEETGSSPTLDIKHIQDIRNYKVAIERAKNILSFHPHHSVKTIVRNLIENMSKCKDWDNPNYYNIQVFKGLDDKAKLMSSVGATQ
- the rfbD gene encoding dTDP-4-dehydrorhamnose reductase; this encodes MKVAVIGGNGQLGRDAGSAFADEGNEVTSLTHQEIEVSSLASVRESLSALRPDLVVNTSAFHHVEKCEADPAHAFAINGIGARNLAQVTQEMDATLMHISTDYVFDGRKNAPYTEADEPGPLNVYGNTKLSGELFVRSTNPRHFVVRTSAIYGENPCRAKGGLNFVELMLKLSKERDELRVVDDEFVTPTPTVQIAQQLVRLSRSSDYGLYHATAEGSCSWFEFAAAIFALTKTNIRLEPARPGEFPVKVARPKYSVLENKALKSKSLNVFTHWKEGLENYLARRAQAASLISA
- a CDS encoding glycosyltransferase family 4 protein, whose amino-acid sequence is MEQQHTSILCLMKIAIDVHSLGTQSGGNETYCRQLLRGLAQSPEENQYELFYTNPSALSAVDSAGGAFHFTPISKNPIVRICAVLPRLLAQTKPDVFHAQYVLPPFIKMKTVLAIHDLAHEHFPEFFHPVEAFRMKTLVRWSAKRASHIMTISEFSGADIARRFDIPREKITVAHLAASPDFHPRDKAQSQEHLARRYGLTFPFILYVGRIQARKNLPRLVEAYARLRKQGLDARLVMVGKRDWQSGQLLDKIKELGLEDCVIFPGFVPFEDLPLFYNGAEVFVFPSFFEGFGLPVVESMASGVPTITSFGSSLEEVAGDGALLIDPSDTDSITAALGKVLGDPALQKDLAARGLERSKQFTAGNLAEKALGVYRSLA
- a CDS encoding class I SAM-dependent methyltransferase; protein product: MCKTILDVGGGRNTWEVLGRSAGVTILNILPPADTGGFNYVQASACDIPFPDKSFDLAFSNSAIEHVGSEGNQFKFASEMMRVGKRIYCQTPSRVFPIDPHLSAPFLHWLPSSWLTPKFLRYFTLNGWLWRKPYQYDVTWISKKKLQKMFPRCKITTERFLLMPKSFTVTN
- a CDS encoding threonine/serine dehydratase, whose product is MSYSARPRVPDAVAKLAAQVIDAAERIRPVVVETPVEKIEGLSPDEGADLFFKLENLQKTGSFKLRGASNKILSLSPAEAVRGVIAASNGNHGLGVAAAAKAAGITAEVYVSNHVSPSKARRIEEYGARIKRSGDDPLEAELAARAAASEQGKVFISPYNDIHVMAGQGTIAVDLLRQLPLLDAIFVAVGGGGLIGGIGAHIKRASPQTELVGCWPENSPVLYESIKAGRILDVAERPTLSESTAGGLEPVSVTLEICSHVIDASVLVSETEILDAMRKVRALKGWIIEGAAAVAVAAFLKNADHYKRKKVAVVICGANVSEKVLSALG
- a CDS encoding cytochrome c; translated protein: MKRSKAGVYVMVLQGAVLLAGLFAAASTAPDEKAKTQQHNPGHLIQSLNGVDIYRAHCATCHGVEGKGDGPVAPALNSKMPDLSTISQRSGGVFPVVRVRKIITGDELILGHGSREMPIWGPIFHQIQEDRDYGEVRLQNITDYLKSIQK